A stretch of the Bradyrhizobium sp. CCBAU 53351 genome encodes the following:
- a CDS encoding alpha/beta fold hydrolase: protein MSSTRVIKANGIDLFIREAGQGPLVVLCHGWPELSYSWRHQISALAAAGFHVVAPDMRGYGQSAAPPDAAAYSIFDTVGDVVGLVQALGESKAMVVGHDWGAPVAWHAALFRPDIFTAVAGLSVPPPFRGRGRPLDLLRQGGVTNFYWQYFQAPGVAEAELERDVARTMRIVLGGRGLAEPTAAMFVQEGKGFLSHATTEEPLPGWLSEADLAYFTESFRKSGFRGGLNWYRNIDRNWELTAPWQDAQIRQPSLFIAGSKDAVITGLIGAKRVNELERVLPNLKQKLIIEGAGHWIQQERPDEVNTALVAFLKASAA from the coding sequence ATGTCCTCCACCCGCGTGATCAAGGCCAACGGCATCGATCTCTTCATCCGCGAAGCCGGCCAGGGTCCGCTGGTCGTGCTGTGCCATGGCTGGCCGGAGCTGTCCTATTCCTGGCGCCACCAGATCTCCGCCCTCGCCGCGGCCGGGTTTCACGTCGTCGCCCCCGACATGCGCGGCTACGGCCAGAGCGCCGCGCCGCCTGATGCTGCCGCCTATTCGATCTTCGACACGGTCGGCGACGTGGTCGGCCTGGTGCAGGCGCTGGGCGAGAGCAAGGCGATGGTGGTCGGCCACGATTGGGGCGCGCCGGTCGCCTGGCATGCGGCGCTGTTCCGGCCCGACATCTTCACGGCGGTCGCTGGCCTGAGCGTGCCGCCGCCGTTCCGCGGCCGCGGCAGGCCGCTCGACCTGCTGCGGCAGGGCGGCGTCACCAATTTCTACTGGCAGTATTTCCAGGCCCCCGGTGTCGCCGAGGCCGAGCTGGAGCGCGACGTCGCCCGCACCATGCGCATCGTGCTCGGGGGGCGAGGCCTTGCCGAGCCCACCGCCGCCATGTTCGTGCAGGAGGGCAAAGGCTTTCTCAGCCACGCGACGACAGAGGAACCACTGCCCGGCTGGCTCAGCGAGGCTGATCTCGCCTACTTCACCGAAAGCTTCCGCAAGTCCGGCTTTCGCGGTGGGCTGAACTGGTACCGCAACATCGACCGCAATTGGGAGCTGACGGCGCCCTGGCAGGACGCGCAGATCCGTCAGCCCTCGCTGTTCATCGCCGGCTCCAAGGACGCAGTCATCACCGGCCTGATCGGCGCCAAGCGCGTCAACGAGCTCGAGCGCGTCCTGCCCAACCTGAAGCAAAAGCTGATCATCGAGGGTGCCGGCCACTGGATCCAGCAGGAACGACCCGACGAGGTGAACACGGCGCTGGTAGCGTTCCTGAAGGCCAGCGCGGCTTAG
- a CDS encoding septal ring lytic transglycosylase RlpA family protein yields the protein MGIRRSDSVLRAARGVAAVAACVALANCASSNKFASRVDPKYGVSSSPRVVAFGEPVPKGGGTYRVGKPYVVAGRTYVPEEDVNYRAEGMASWYGDDFHGRLTANGEVFDMTSLTAAHPTLPMPSYARVTNVSNGKSLIVRVNDRGPYHGNRLIDVSNKAAELLEFKGNGVAKVRVEYVGRAPLEGSDDRQLLATLRTGVPAPSPSMVRVASAKPFVPELPGSSRGAIRGDVPMPEGRPYNLGNTSADMASLNATSEMSASSRNRGRAVQNARAVSYDEDGRYAPERAASSADGAAEARSILSGRGLY from the coding sequence ATGGGGATCCGACGGTCAGATTCGGTTTTGCGGGCCGCGCGCGGTGTTGCGGCGGTCGCGGCCTGCGTAGCGCTTGCCAATTGCGCCTCCTCCAACAAATTCGCCAGCCGCGTCGATCCCAAATACGGCGTGTCGTCGAGCCCCCGGGTTGTGGCGTTCGGGGAGCCGGTCCCGAAGGGCGGCGGCACCTACCGCGTCGGCAAGCCCTATGTCGTGGCAGGCAGGACCTACGTGCCGGAGGAGGACGTCAACTATCGCGCCGAGGGCATGGCGTCCTGGTATGGCGATGATTTCCACGGTCGCCTGACCGCCAATGGCGAAGTGTTCGACATGACGTCGCTGACCGCGGCGCATCCGACCCTGCCGATGCCGTCCTACGCCCGGGTCACCAACGTCTCGAACGGCAAGTCGTTGATCGTCCGCGTCAATGACCGCGGACCCTATCACGGCAACCGCCTCATCGACGTCTCGAACAAGGCCGCCGAACTCCTTGAATTCAAAGGAAATGGTGTCGCCAAGGTCCGCGTCGAATATGTCGGCCGGGCGCCGCTGGAAGGCTCCGACGACCGCCAGCTCCTGGCGACCCTGCGCACCGGCGTTCCGGCGCCGTCGCCTTCGATGGTCCGGGTCGCTTCGGCAAAGCCGTTCGTGCCGGAATTGCCGGGATCGAGCCGCGGCGCCATTCGCGGCGACGTGCCGATGCCGGAGGGGCGGCCCTACAATCTCGGCAACACCTCCGCCGACATGGCCTCGCTCAATGCGACCTCGGAAATGTCGGCCTCGAGCCGCAACCGGGGCCGGGCGGTCCAGAACGCCCGCGCGGTGTCCTATGACGAGGACGGCCGTTACGCGCCGGAGCGCGCTGCTTCGTCGGCCGACGGCGCCGCCGAGGCTCGCAGCATCCTGAGCGGCCGCGGGCTCTACTAA